TCGATTGTGGCCTTGATCGGCTCGAAATCCACCAACCAGGCTTTAAAAATGGCCTGGGCGATTTGCTCCAAAGTCTGGTTGATCTGGCGGTTGAGTTCGATTTTGTCATCAATGGAACACAATATATCGACTATCGTGTCTTGTTCTTTTCTATTGGGAAGCAAGACCTTTACATTGGAAAAATGTCCTTTATTTAATATTGGCGTCGCTGATCCACTGGCTATACCTTTTAACTCATCCTGTCGTGTTGAAAGATTGTAATAAACAAATTCTGCATTAAATTTTTCTTCATCAACAATTATGGTATTTATTTGCTGATTGGTAACACTCGGCTTTGCAACCATGACGACCTTACCCATATCTGATCCTATACACGAAACCGCAACACCGCGAGGGGGAACAAGACTATTTTTAACAGCACCTAATCCGCTTTCCGACAAATATCTCTCCGTAGTATCACTCCATTTCCTGCCATCCATATCTCTTGGCGTAATAAATGGGGTATCCCCACCATAAGCGTCTTTTATTTTTCCTGGCGGGGTCTTGCCGGTCTTTATCTCGCCTAAAGCACTTAAACAGTACTCCATCCAATCAGATGCCATACCCTAACCCCGCCAAGTTCTGCTTGATCTGTTCTTCCAGCTTGTCACTATCGGCAAACTGTTCCTTGAGCTGGGCTGTCAATCGGGCCATCTTTTCGGCAAAAGGTTCGCCGTCGTCCTCTTCCTCCGGTGCTCCCACATATCGACCAGGAGTGAGCACATAATCGTGTTGTTTTATTTCGTCTATATTTACAGACTTCCATAGCCCGGCCAGATCAGCATATCCTTCGCCTCTTTGCCAGTTATGATAAGTAATGGCGAATTCCTTGATCTCATCAGCGGTAAAGTCACGCAAAACCCGGTCTTTCATATATCCCATGCTGCGGACATCCATGAAAAGGACTTCACTGGTCCGGTCGCGGAGACCATTTCTCTTTTTTTTGTTTCTGGTTAGAAACCAGATGCAGGCTGGAATCTGGGTATTGGTGAAAAGCTGACCGGGCAGGGCCACCATGCACTCCACCAGGTCATTTTCAATCAGGGCCTTTCGTATCTGTCCTTCATTGTTGGTATTGGAACTCATGGAACCATTGGCCAGCAGCAGGGCCATGGAACCGTTGGGTGCCAGGTGGTAGAGCATGTGCTGCAGCCAGGCAAAGTTGGCATTGTTGGTCGGCGGTTTGCCATATTGCCAGCGCGGGTCGTCGTCGCTGACCCCGGTATCCCATTCCTTCATATTAAAGGGAGGATTGGCCATGATGAAGTTGGCCCTGAGATCCGGGTGCTGGTCATTGGTAAAAGTGTTGGCCGGTTCCTTGCCGAAGTTGAACTCGATACCGCGAATCACCATGTTCATGGCAGCGAGCTGCCAGGTGGTGTGGTTGTATTCCTGGCCGTAGATGGAGACATCGCCCAGCCTGCCGCCATGGCCCTTGATGAATTTTTCGCTCTGCACAAAAAAGCCGCCCGAGCCCATGGCCGGATCGTATACCCTGCCCTTGAAAGGCTGGAGCATCTCGACAATCAAGGTGACGATCGACTTGGGCGTATAGAACTGGCCGCCTTTCTTGCCTTCAGCCAGGGCGAACTGGCCAAGAAAATATTCATACACATGGCCGAGGATGTCCTTGGCATGCAGTGATTTATGTTCAAAGGGGATAGTGGCGATCTGATCGATCAACTCGCCGAGCTTGGCCTGGTCGATCTGCAAACGGCCATACTGTTTGTTGAGGATCCCTTTGAGTTTGGGATTGTCCTTTTCAATGGCATCCAAGGCGTCGTCGATCAACCGACCCACACTGCGAAAAATGTATGTGCGTTTTTTGCCGTTGGTAATCTCGATCTCAGTTCCCGGCGCCAACTTCGAATTATCCTGCAGGGTCTGCCAGCGGGCCAGTTCAGGCACCCAGAAGACATTCTTCTCGGTGTAGTAGTCGCGAATTTCCAGTTCATCGTTGATCTCGTCCTGGTATTCCTCCGGCGAGTCGTAGTCGTCCGGATCGAGAAAATATTCATGGCCCGGGTCCTCGAACTGCTCGAACAACTCCTGCCGGCGCATCTCAAAGGCATCTGACACATACTTGATAAACAACAGGCCCAACACCGCATGCTTGTATTGGGCCGCATCCAGGGTGGAGCGCAGTTTGTCCGCCGCGGTCCACAACTTCTTTTCAAGATCGTTTAGAAATTTCTGCTCTTCTTGCTGTGTCATTAATTTCAACCTTACTAAATGAAAACCGGATTTCCGCGTCATCCGGATATAGAACTCTCGTTCCTGCGGGTCTTTGCAGCGCTGAAGGATGGTTAGGTTGTGGGTCCAGCCGATTTGCGCAACCAGTGGTTGCACTTTTGGCAGGTCGCAATACGCGAGGTATAATTCCCGCATGTAGAAGACATTCCTGCGGGAATAACCGCTCACGCCGGGAAATTCGCGGCGAAGGTCCGCTGCCAATTGCCTTATCTTTCTTGACCGTCACGCCGCCTTTACGAAAAAAAGCCTCTATTCGAGTTTTGTTTTGTATGGATCAGCACCTGCTTTCGGCATTCCATTCCCTTGTTTTCTTTTCTTCCTCACCGTTCCATCAAATCCCGGGCAACCGGTGTTTTCCGCGTGTTCCCTTGACAGGGGATAATTCCTGCAATGTTCGGGTTTCATGTCCTGGATGCGGCAGATATATTTATTTTTTCCAGGCAACTTACGCAGCCAGGGACACCTGGCAACATCATCACCGGTCGTTGGACTGACCCAGATGTCATATACTTGATGGCCTTCACCGATAGATATGACGTCAACCCATGCCAGAATATCAGCGCGATCATTCTCTTCCCAGCGCCGAATATCCTCTTCGGTGGCGCATACATCAATCGCTCCCGAGAGATTCAGGCAACAATGGCCGCATTGTTTGCAGTTAAAGTCTGCCAAGGGCATATTGTTTTACCATGTTTAACGAGATATTCTAACCCGGCGGAGTTGGATAAGACCCTTTACGGCCCAGAGATCATCAGAGGGTTGGTTGCCCTTGTCGCAAGATACACGCTTTTTCGTAGATCTTTAGGACAAAGGGTCTAATGAATTGTCCCCTCACTCATATCCCATACCAATCCCTGCCAGCCGTCGATAAGGCCCTCGTCCCCGCATTCAGGGCAGAACCAGTGAATCCGGTCGTCCATCTCAAGCTGGATTTTCAATCTGCCCTTGCACGGTTTTCTTTTCGGCCGCCGCCAGCATTTCGGCGCCTCTCCCACCGACAGACCGCGGTCGCGTGACGTTATCCAGGTTATGATCTCCGCCAGCTTTTTCACCTTCAACCTCAGCTGCGGGAGAGCCGGGCCGTCCTGCTGTTCGTTCAACCAGTGTCTTATGTCAATCACCCACATACGCAATCCCCAACCCAAAACCAGTACCTGTTTCGCTCAGCCGATATCTCTGCTGGAGTAAATTATCCAACTACCTTCCAAGATAGCGCTCTGGTAGCGCTCTGGGGTCTGGCTTGACTTGTTGACATTTGATGCTTCGGACCCCGGCACGGAACGTATTTTGGCGCCGTGCATATTCTTTACGGTTCCTTCAAGTATTTCGTGATATGATTATCATGTTAGTACCACGTTTATTGCCATATTAATGTGGTCATTACCTTAATTCCCCGGCAATTCGACGCCAGCGGGCGTCCCGGCCACGTCCCAAAATCTCCAGCTTGCCTTGCTTGCGCCAACTGTTCATCACCCTGCGGATCATTTCGCGACTTACATTAGGACAGAGCTGTTCAATCTCGGCGATTCCAAACGGCCTTGTCATGCTGCGCAGGGCATACTCCACAATCTCGGTCTTGGCGCCACGCGGACTTTTGGTCCGGCCCACTCTTTCCTCAAACTCCTTATAGACCACCTTAAGAATCGACAACAGATAATTCACGTAGGGCCAGGGATCATGGCGGCCTTCGCGCCAGTGGATGGAACTTTGCGCCAGGGTTTCATAGTACCTCTCCTTATTCTGCTCGATGATCCGTTCGATGCTGATAAAACGACCCGCCTCGAAGCCGAGATGATAGCACTGCAACAGCAGGAGCAGCCTGGAAACCCGGCCGTTGCCGTCCCGGAAAGGATGAATGCAGAGAAAATCGAGATTAAAGGCAGCCATGGCCACCAGCGGATGCACCCAGCGTTCCTCCAAGCACCGGTCCCAAAGATCGAGCAACTCGCGCATGGCGGCCGGCGTGTCCGCCGCCGCGACCGTCTTGAAGCGGACTCTTGATCTGCCGTCGGCAAACCTCTCAATGATATCGCTTTCCTTTTCCTTATATTTGCCGGCATCCCAGATATCGCCGCGGGTCAACCGGTGCAGTTCGCATATGGTCTCCTCGGAAAGAGGCAGGGAGTCACCCTGTTCGTGAATGAGATTCAGGGCGTTGCGGTATCCCCGGACTTCCTCTTCGTCCCGGTCCTGGAGCGGAGCCTGACCGAGAACAATCGATTGAACCCGGGCCTGTTCAACCTGAACGCCCTCAATCCGGTTGGAGGAAACCGCGCTTTCGATCAAGGCGTGTTCGCGCAACGCTTTCAGTTTCTGTGGGGCCTGACGGAAAAAAAGCTCCTGCCGGCCCCGGGCTTCCGACAGATCACCGATGTACCATGCGCTAGCCGCGGGTATGGTCCGTGGTTTTGCAGCGAATTTTCTAAGGGTCATCATCATAGAAACTCCGTTATTGACTACGTTGACAAACGAACGGAAAACCGGGACAGAACTTTTTTCTCTGGCCGACGACGGAAAATTGGTCGGGCGTCGGTACTCTTGAATATTGAGGAAAAACCCAACAAATAAAATTAGGTGACTACCCTTGCCCCTCTCGCCATTACCGCAAGGCAATTGCCCCGTGCGGGCAGTGGTTGCGGCAGAGGCCGCAGCCGTAGCATTTATCCGGATCGACCACGGCGACCGTGTTGACGCCTTCTGTACGGCCGGCAATGGCAACGAACCGGCAGCTCTCGGCACAGAGGCCGCAGCCGTCGCAAAGAGTTGGGTCCACCCGGGCCTTGTATTCGCCCGGGGCCAGGGTCTCAACCTGCATCGCGATGGTGCGCAGGCCCAGGCATGCATGGCTGGTGCAGTTGCAGATCGCCCCGATAAAGGGGGTGATCATGGTCCAGATGGTGTGTATCGCCCCCTCTTCCTCCAGGGCCTCCATCTGGGCCATGGCCTTGGCCGGACTCACCGTTTCGAAGCCCTTGTCCAACGCCTTGCCGAAATAGCTCATGTCCAGATCCCGGTGCCAGGTCTCCGGCGAATAGCTCACCGAATAGCAGCAACGTTTTTCCGTCCGGTCAACGGCCCAGCGGCAGGCGCAGGGCATCCGCACCACGGTGGCGGCCTGGCCGACGATGGCCTTGACATCCTCCAGGGGCACCACCTGGCCGAAATGCTCCTCCCGGGCCTTTTCCTCCATGGCCCGGACCAGGCGGGCCGGCAGTTTTTTTTTCTTGCGATAAATGGTCTCCAGCCGGCCGAGGCTGACAATTCCCTCGCCGATGGTCGACTGGAGAAAGCTTGAGATATATTGGCGGCGCCTGAGATCGGCAATCAGGTCGCGGGCGTAATTCCTGGCGTTCTTGTACCAGATCGCCCCGTCGCCGTGTTTTGTACAGAATTCACACATGTTTTTTCCTGATTCTTTTGCTGTTTTTGCGGCACCGTTCCAATTCCGGAGAGATTACGAGGTCAGGCGGAAGCCCTGCTCCAGCATCTCCAGCATGGTCAGGGTGATGATCCTGAACTCGGTGCAGCCAACGGGTATAAACCAGGAGCCGGCAAGGCTGGACAGATAGGTCCGCCGCTCCAGGGCCGTATGTCGAGCCGGGAAGGGGGCTGGGGGAGATTCCTCAGTCAGAATTTGCCGGCACCATGGCGTAGTTACAGGTATTCGATGCGGTTGGATTCAGTCATTCCCCGGCCCTTTTTCGTCATCCCACAAATCTCGATACCCGGTATCAGGTCGGCAGTCCCTTTTGCCGGACAGCCTTCCAGAGGTTGCGCCGCCTTTTGTGCTCCGTCTTCCAGTTGGACAGAATGCGGTTGAAAAAATCCCTGTCAATATCATGAACCGCGGCCAGCCACAGGGCGTGGACATCATAATTGGATTTTTCAGCCGATTCCGGAGCAGGGATGAATTTATCAATGTCATGTTGCCAGGCGCTAAGAATATCGTCCAGTAATTCTTCCGCCTTGAATTTTCTAAGCCAGGCATGGCGGATTTTCTTGTTTTTGCCACCGCCATAAACCAGGCTGTTGACTGCCTGGCGCAGATTTGCATAACGGCCGGCAGCACCGGCTATTTGCAAAATATCGTCTGTCAGCAGGCAATAGCTTTTCACCTGGTAATTATCCGCTAATATTTCCCTAGGCTTCAGGCTGCTGCCAAGGCTGTGCAACCAGTTCCCGACCCGGTCGTGGAAATATTCGCGGTTTTCTTGGTTTATACCGGTTTTCAGCAAAAAGAAGAGCCAGTCAGGGGTGGTATTGCTCAGGCGGCCGAAACCGAGGCCCAGGGTAACGGTTACCGTGTACTCCATCCACTGTCGGCACAGTCCCCGGATCACCTGCTCAGCGGGAGAGGCGGAAAAATCACGGACCAGAGCGGCGATCCGGTCCCAGGCATGCGGATCATGGTAAACGGCCAGTTGAAACGCCAGGGCGGCCTTCAGAACATGCTTTTCTTCTTTCCCGGCAATATCCAGCCAATGATCGAATACTGAGCAGAGTTCCGTATCTGCATTACCGTATCCGTAACAAAGCCTGTTGATGAGAAGAACTTTTTCCGGGTCCCAACTTTTCTGCCCTCTCCTGCCGAGATAACTCTTGAAAACTTGTTTGATGATTTCCTCAGCCCCGGCCCGGTCTCCTTTCATGAGCCGGTCTTCGATAACCGGCAGACCATAATGCCAGTCCCGGGCAAGAAGCTTCCCGCAATCCTTGAGATAAGTATCCTGGTTGAAACACTTTGCCAGGGCATGATACACGTGATGCCAGCCGGACCATGGCGAGGCCAATCGTTCTTGCCAGAAAGAACGGCCGCGATTTTCAGTTATGAATTCATAGATCTCCTGCTTTTGCTCCGAAGAAAAGTCATCCAGGAAATCGATAAAGGCCTTTGTATCCAGCAGGCAGCGCCATCCCGCCTCAAGGTCGGCCAACCTGTCGGCAAAAGAAGCGGCTGAATCGGCGTGCAGCTTTTCCCAGGTCAGCAGGCAGCGGGTGAATACAGGCCCCACATAGATCTCTTCATGGTCAAAATCACACATCCATTCCGGGTAACTCTTGATATTGTCTTCTATTTCATCTATCGCCCCCGCGAAAATCTCCAGGTCTTCCTCGCCGGTGTTGTGGATTGTATCAAGCAACGGCAGCATTTTTTCCGCAACCTCATCAAGGTCATCGGCCAGGGAGCCGCAATCGAAACAAGGCGGTTCCCAATGGACATCCTGATAAGCATAGCGGCCTTCCTCGTCACCAACTTCAATGACCAGGTTATGCCATTGATTCCAGAGCTGATGCCAGATTTCCAGATACTTGGCGGTTGACGGCCGTCCCTCTTTTTTCTTCTTTTTCTTGTCGCCTTTTTTAAGGTAACCGTTCACCGGGGGTACGGATTTATGGTAATCTCATGCCCGTAAGCGTTCACCAGTGGCTTAGATTCGTTCATTTGGGACTGCGAAGCATACTGGTGCTATTCGAGCAGGCCAAAATGGGCGAAGATGAGGTGCTGGTGAACGCTTACTTTTTAAGTATGTTGCGCACGGTCGTTGCAATATCGGCTTGCAGGCCGCCCAAGACATCTTGCCGCTGAGATTCGGACAGAGTTGATATACAGGCCGAAAGCAGGCGGGCGGTCTGCTCGTCAGTCAGGAAATTCATTATTTTCTTGCCAATTTCTTGCTTGCTCATATCAATCCCTGCGTAAACATTCAGTAAACCCCCTCCTATCGGGTTTTTGATTGCTGACGGTCCAGACAAAAAAAGGACCGTAACCCTTTTCAGGATTACAGCCCCTTTTATGAAAATGGTGCCGAAGGCCGGACTCGAACCGGCACGGGCGTGGCCCACTACCCCCTCAAGATAGCGTGTCTACCAGTTCCACCACTTCGGCACACAACTTGAAACTACTCAGCTGTTTTCCCTCCGGAGTCGCTCGGTATCTCCGCCGGCGGCAGGGCAGGCTGTGCCGGGGCCTGGGTGGACATGGGCACGGCGGTGGGGGCAAAACCGCTCATCACCGATCCGGTGCTCCGGTTGGCCGAAAGATAGGCCAGGGAAATGGAGGTCATCATGAAGATAACCGCGGCAGCGGTGGTGATCTTGTTCATCAACGGCACCGGTCCCTCGGAACCGAAAAGGGACTCGCCGCCGCCACCGCCGAAGGTGGCGCCCACATCGGCGCCCTTGCCTTGCTGGAGGAGGACAATTGCCACCAGAAAAACACAGACAGCAACATGAATGATAATCAGGATGGTTTCCATTTATTATTTATACCGTAGAAAAGGAGATGATCCGGATAAAGGAATCAGCGTCAAGGGCCGCACCGCCCACCAGGACCCCGTCTATATCCTCCTGACTCATCAGGCTATCGATATTATCCGGTTTAACCGAGCCACCATACAATATTCTCATTTGACCGGCAATAGTTTTCTCGTAGAGTTCGCCCACCACCTGCCGGATAAAAACATGGACCGTTTGCGCCTGCTCTTTGGTTGCGGTCTTGCCGGTACCAATGGCCCAGACCGGTTCATAGGCGATCACCAGTTCCGTGGCCCCGGACGGGTCCACCCCGGCCAGCCCGGCCCGCAACTGGCCTTCCAGGACCGCCGTGGTGCTGCCGGCCTCCCGCTGGGCAAGGGTCTCGCCAATGCATAATACCGGGGTAATCCCTGCGGCCAGGGCCCCGAGAATCCGTTTGTTGATCATCGCGTTGTTTTCGCCAAAGAGGTGACGCCGCTCGGAATGACCGATGATGGCGGCGGAGCCGCCCACGTCCCTGAGCATTGCCGGTGAGATCTCACCGGTAAAGGCGCCTGACTCCTGCCAGTGAATGTTCTGCGCGGCCAGCATCACCCCGGAGCCGGCCAGGACCTCGGCCACGGCGACCAGGGCCGTGCAGGGCGGCGCCACCATCACATCCCGGTCGCCGACCTTCCGGCTTGCCTCGGCCACGGCCGCGGCCAGTTCCCTGGCCCCGGCAATTGTTTTATGCATCTTCCAGTTGCCGGCGATCAGCGGTCTTCGCATCATTTTTACCCCACTTCAACGGTTGTTGTTTCGTACAAGTTCACCAGCACCTCATCTTTGCCTGTTCTGGCCTCCTCACATCTGCCAAGGATCGGTTCGGATTTCATCCGGACGGCCCATATTTTATTGTTTGGCCTTCAGGGCGGCCACCCCGGGCAGCTCCTTGCCCTCCATCAGCATCAGAAAGGCGCCGCCGCCGGTTGAAATATAGGAGATATTGTTGGACTCTCCGGCCCGGTGTACGGCCACATCGGTATCCCCGCCCCCGACGATGGTCAGGGCGTGGGAGGCGGCCACCTTGCGGACCATGGCCATGGTGCCCCGGGAAAAGGCATCAATCTCAAAGGCCCCCATGGGTCCGTTCCAGATAATGGTCCGCGCATTGTCCAGGGCCTCGCCAAAGAGCAGGGTGGAGGCCGGGCCGATGTCGAGAACCATCCAGTTCTCAGGCACCTCCTGGATGGTGGTGGTCTTGATTTCGGCCTTGGCATCGAATTGCTCGGCCACAATACAGTCCACCGGCAGATAGAGCTTCACTCCATGTTCCCGGGCCTTGTCGAGCAGTTCCCGGGCCGTGTCAAGGAGGTCTTCTTCAATTCTGGACCGGCCCACCTCATAGCCCATGCTTTTGATAAAGGTATTGGCCATGGCCCCGCCGATGATCATCTTGTCGACCCGGTCAAGCAGGTTGCGCAACGCCCCCAGTTTGCTGGAGACCTTGGCCCCGCCGATGATCGCCACCAGCGGCCGGCGGGGGTCGCTCACCGACCGGTGAAAATAATCCATCTCCTTCTGGAGCAGGAAACCGGCCCCGCACTTGTCCATCTGCTCGACCACCCCCACGGTGGAGGCATGGGTCCGGTGGGCAACGGCAAAGGCGTCGTTTATGAATATATCGGCCAGCCCGGCAAGCTGGCGGGCAAACTCCGGATCATTGTCCTGCTCCTCCTTATGAAAACGGAGGTTCTCCAGGAGAAGTACATCGCCGGGCCGCATCCGGGCCACCATCTCCCGGACCTCGGGGCCGATACAGTCAGGGGCCATCCGCACCTCCTTGTCGATCAACCTGGAGAGCCGCTTGGCCACCGGCGCCAGGCTGTATCTCTCCGACCGCTGCCCCTTGGGTCGGCCGAGGTGAGAACAGATAATGATCTTTGCCTGCTCGTCCAAGGCGTAATTGATGGTCGGCAGCACCCCGCGAATCCGGATATCGTCGGTGATGTTTCCCTGCTCATCCATGGGCACATTGAAATCCACCCGAATAAGCACCCTCTTTTCCCGGATATCCAGGTCCCTGATGTTTTTCATTGCTGCCCCTGTTCTGTTTGATGTAATAAAAGTGTCGGCTGGCCGCGTTTGTCCCGGATGGGCCTAATGGCGATATCCAAAAGATATGGCGCCGGGTTACACCATCCTGTCCGCCACCGAGACGACCAGATCGCCGAGCATATTGGCGTAGCTGCCCAGTTCGTTATCGTACCAGCCGTAGATCACCGCCTGGGTTACCGGCACGTCGATCACCTGGCCTCCTTCGCAGCCGACCACCTTGGCCTTGTCCAGGTTGACCCGGATATTGGCGGTGCGGGTATGGGTCTCGGTTGCCTCGATCACCGTGGCGGCCTTGGGCGTGCCGATGATGTCCGAAGAGACGTTCTGTTCCTCGCTGTAGCCCAGGTACTGGTTCTGATTCGCATACTCCCTGTACACCGAGTTGATCAACCTTCGCTTGATCGGACTGGCGAGATCATCCTGCAGGTTCAGCACCAGGATGATCAACGAACCGGTGGAGGTGGGGATCCGCACCGACTCGGCGATAAAGCCGATATTCTTCATCTCCGGGATCACCAGGCCCAGGGCCCGGGCCGCACCGGTGGTGGTAAGAATGATATTGTTGAAGATCGACCGGTTCTTGCGCAGATCGTGGCTGCCGGCGCCCGGCAGCCGGTCCAGGACCTGCTGGCTGCCGGTGGCCGCATGCACGGTCATCACCGAGGCGCTCAAGAAATTGTCCGCCCCGAAGTGGTCCATCAGCGGCTTGATCATGTAGGACAGGCAGGTGGTGGTACAGGAGGCAGCGGAAATCAAATGGTGCCGGCTCGGATCATAATCGTCGTCATTGATCCCCATCACCGTGGTCACCGCATCCTTCGGCATCTCCATTCCCTGGGCCTTGATCTTGAACGGTGCCGACAGCATCACCTTTTCCGCCCCGGCGGCGAGATGACCGCGCAAAGCGCCCCGGGCCGCATCCGCCTCGGCAGTGGGATCGTTAAACACGCCGGTGGTATCCACCACCAGGCGCACGTCGTTGTCCCGCCACCTGATATCCATGGGGTTGCGCGCCTCCCGCAGGATCGTAACCGGGACCCCGTTAATGGTCATGGTGCCCTGGTCCTCGTTCAAGTTCTCAATGACCCGGGGGCTGTTATGTCCATGAAGATAGTTGCTCAACCGGCCATAACTGCTGTCCCGCTCAATGGCGGCGGCCAGGTCTTCAAGACTTCTGCCCACCGCGCGG
This DNA window, taken from Desulfobacterales bacterium, encodes the following:
- a CDS encoding type I restriction-modification system subunit M; its protein translation is MTQQEEQKFLNDLEKKLWTAADKLRSTLDAAQYKHAVLGLLFIKYVSDAFEMRRQELFEQFEDPGHEYFLDPDDYDSPEEYQDEINDELEIRDYYTEKNVFWVPELARWQTLQDNSKLAPGTEIEITNGKKRTYIFRSVGRLIDDALDAIEKDNPKLKGILNKQYGRLQIDQAKLGELIDQIATIPFEHKSLHAKDILGHVYEYFLGQFALAEGKKGGQFYTPKSIVTLIVEMLQPFKGRVYDPAMGSGGFFVQSEKFIKGHGGRLGDVSIYGQEYNHTTWQLAAMNMVIRGIEFNFGKEPANTFTNDQHPDLRANFIMANPPFNMKEWDTGVSDDDPRWQYGKPPTNNANFAWLQHMLYHLAPNGSMALLLANGSMSSNTNNEGQIRKALIENDLVECMVALPGQLFTNTQIPACIWFLTRNKKKRNGLRDRTSEVLFMDVRSMGYMKDRVLRDFTADEIKEFAITYHNWQRGEGYADLAGLWKSVNIDEIKQHDYVLTPGRYVGAPEEEDDGEPFAEKMARLTAQLKEQFADSDKLEEQIKQNLAGLGYGI
- a CDS encoding 4Fe-4S binding protein translates to MCEFCTKHGDGAIWYKNARNYARDLIADLRRRQYISSFLQSTIGEGIVSLGRLETIYRKKKKLPARLVRAMEEKAREEHFGQVVPLEDVKAIVGQAATVVRMPCACRWAVDRTEKRCCYSVSYSPETWHRDLDMSYFGKALDKGFETVSPAKAMAQMEALEEEGAIHTIWTMITPFIGAICNCTSHACLGLRTIAMQVETLAPGEYKARVDPTLCDGCGLCAESCRFVAIAGRTEGVNTVAVVDPDKCYGCGLCRNHCPHGAIALR
- the tpiA gene encoding triose-phosphate isomerase, whose protein sequence is MMRRPLIAGNWKMHKTIAGARELAAAVAEASRKVGDRDVMVAPPCTALVAVAEVLAGSGVMLAAQNIHWQESGAFTGEISPAMLRDVGGSAAIIGHSERRHLFGENNAMINKRILGALAAGITPVLCIGETLAQREAGSTTAVLEGQLRAGLAGVDPSGATELVIAYEPVWAIGTGKTATKEQAQTVHVFIRQVVGELYEKTIAGQMRILYGGSVKPDNIDSLMSQEDIDGVLVGGAALDADSFIRIISFSTV
- a CDS encoding phosphoglycerate kinase; the encoded protein is MKNIRDLDIREKRVLIRVDFNVPMDEQGNITDDIRIRGVLPTINYALDEQAKIIICSHLGRPKGQRSERYSLAPVAKRLSRLIDKEVRMAPDCIGPEVREMVARMRPGDVLLLENLRFHKEEQDNDPEFARQLAGLADIFINDAFAVAHRTHASTVGVVEQMDKCGAGFLLQKEMDYFHRSVSDPRRPLVAIIGGAKVSSKLGALRNLLDRVDKMIIGGAMANTFIKSMGYEVGRSRIEEDLLDTARELLDKAREHGVKLYLPVDCIVAEQFDAKAEIKTTTIQEVPENWMVLDIGPASTLLFGEALDNARTIIWNGPMGAFEIDAFSRGTMAMVRKVAASHALTIVGGGDTDVAVHRAGESNNISYISTGGGAFLMLMEGKELPGVAALKAKQ
- a CDS encoding Fic family protein, producing the protein MMMTLRKFAAKPRTIPAASAWYIGDLSEARGRQELFFRQAPQKLKALREHALIESAVSSNRIEGVQVEQARVQSIVLGQAPLQDRDEEEVRGYRNALNLIHEQGDSLPLSEETICELHRLTRGDIWDAGKYKEKESDIIERFADGRSRVRFKTVAAADTPAAMRELLDLWDRCLEERWVHPLVAMAAFNLDFLCIHPFRDGNGRVSRLLLLLQCYHLGFEAGRFISIERIIEQNKERYYETLAQSSIHWREGRHDPWPYVNYLLSILKVVYKEFEERVGRTKSPRGAKTEIVEYALRSMTRPFGIAEIEQLCPNVSREMIRRVMNSWRKQGKLEILGRGRDARWRRIAGELR
- the secG gene encoding preprotein translocase subunit SecG — its product is METILIIIHVAVCVFLVAIVLLQQGKGADVGATFGGGGGESLFGSEGPVPLMNKITTAAAVIFMMTSISLAYLSANRSTGSVMSGFAPTAVPMSTQAPAQPALPPAEIPSDSGGKTAE
- a CDS encoding glyceraldehyde-3-phosphate dehydrogenase, coding for MKLGVNGLGRIGKLSLWHHVSRKHFSGLVCNIGRAVGRSLEDLAAAIERDSSYGRLSNYLHGHNSPRVIENLNEDQGTMTINGVPVTILREARNPMDIRWRDNDVRLVVDTTGVFNDPTAEADAARGALRGHLAAGAEKVMLSAPFKIKAQGMEMPKDAVTTVMGINDDDYDPSRHHLISAASCTTTCLSYMIKPLMDHFGADNFLSASVMTVHAATGSQQVLDRLPGAGSHDLRKNRSIFNNIILTTTGAARALGLVIPEMKNIGFIAESVRIPTSTGSLIILVLNLQDDLASPIKRRLINSVYREYANQNQYLGYSEEQNVSSDIIGTPKAATVIEATETHTRTANIRVNLDKAKVVGCEGGQVIDVPVTQAVIYGWYDNELGSYANMLGDLVVSVADRMV
- a CDS encoding YkgJ family cysteine cluster protein; amino-acid sequence: MPLADFNCKQCGHCCLNLSGAIDVCATEEDIRRWEENDRADILAWVDVISIGEGHQVYDIWVSPTTGDDVARCPWLRKLPGKNKYICRIQDMKPEHCRNYPLSREHAENTGCPGFDGTVRKKRKQGNGMPKAGADPYKTKLE
- a CDS encoding restriction endonuclease subunit S yields the protein MASDWMEYCLSALGEIKTGKTPPGKIKDAYGGDTPFITPRDMDGRKWSDTTERYLSESGLGAVKNSLVPPRGVAVSCIGSDMGKVVMVAKPSVTNQQINTIIVDEEKFNAEFVYYNLSTRQDELKGIASGSATPILNKGHFSNVKVLLPNRKEQDTIVDILCSIDDKIELNRQINQTLEQIAQAIFKAWLVDFEPIKATI